In one window of Coleofasciculus chthonoplastes PCC 7420 DNA:
- a CDS encoding type II toxin-antitoxin system VapC family toxin: MTRYILDTDHVTFLQQVHPIVTQRVSAVNPDNIGVTVVTVEEQVRGWLSAIRKTSQSSQPERLIWAYRGLRDGVKYLSRLNLIDFSEEAYAHYLDLRRQRIRIGTQDLRIAAIVLAENSILVTRNHRDFAQVPGLVFEDWTVPN, translated from the coding sequence GTGACTCGATACATTCTGGACACTGATCATGTCACATTTTTGCAACAAGTTCATCCAATTGTTACCCAGCGTGTTAGTGCAGTTAATCCCGATAATATTGGTGTTACTGTCGTAACCGTTGAAGAACAAGTACGGGGATGGCTAAGTGCGATCAGAAAAACATCCCAATCGTCCCAACCTGAACGATTAATATGGGCTTACAGAGGATTGCGAGATGGGGTTAAATATCTGAGCCGATTAAACCTAATTGACTTCAGTGAAGAGGCTTACGCTCATTATTTGGACTTGCGTCGTCAAAGAATACGCATTGGCACACAAGATTTGCGAATCGCCGCTATTGTGCTGGCAGAAAATTCTATCCTCGTTACGCGCAACCATCGTGATTTTGCACAAGTACCTGGTTTGGTATTTGAAGACTGGACAGTACCGAATTGA
- a CDS encoding AAA family ATPase, giving the protein MLVKLELHNFKSHQSTQLSFDRSRLHAIVGQNSAGKTSVLQALHYLSRLAGSEFKYIFQYERSPQFITTTGKNNMSVTASGFWGYDKRQDWQASYSWTQEKPDHWHPKASWKVDGKLDNCEGWQSSLKDSAYPIPQSLRHTVYLKLVASNLAKAAYSDDITPRVEYDGSGLAPTLDFLRNENPDNFQALEERLRQIVPGIRKVGVKRAKVVVNRQRSLEVNGKFIPYEETQELTGQEVVLDMNSGERIPAHSVSEGTILTLGLLAVLMNPNQPNLVLLDDIEQGLHPKAQRELMTVFQEIIQDNSNLQIIFSTHSPYIIDELVPAQVHVLNNTDSGFTVSKRLDEHPDVEWAKQTLTTGEFWDAEGEDWVVAGEGSD; this is encoded by the coding sequence ATGTTAGTAAAGTTAGAACTCCATAATTTTAAAAGCCATCAATCTACACAACTTAGCTTTGATCGTTCCCGTTTACATGCCATCGTCGGACAAAACAGTGCTGGAAAAACATCAGTACTGCAAGCATTGCATTATCTCAGTCGATTGGCTGGCTCAGAATTTAAATATATCTTCCAGTATGAAAGATCACCTCAATTTATTACAACAACAGGCAAAAACAATATGTCGGTTACTGCCAGCGGTTTTTGGGGATATGACAAGCGGCAAGATTGGCAAGCATCCTATAGCTGGACACAAGAAAAACCTGATCATTGGCATCCAAAGGCATCGTGGAAAGTAGATGGCAAACTCGATAACTGTGAGGGATGGCAAAGCTCACTAAAAGACTCGGCATATCCTATTCCTCAATCTCTAAGACATACAGTTTATCTTAAGCTAGTAGCCAGTAATCTTGCCAAAGCAGCGTACAGTGATGACATTACACCGCGAGTTGAGTACGATGGTTCAGGACTAGCACCGACTCTAGACTTTCTGCGTAATGAGAATCCAGATAACTTTCAAGCTTTAGAGGAAAGGTTAAGGCAAATCGTACCCGGTATACGCAAGGTAGGCGTCAAGCGAGCAAAGGTTGTCGTCAATCGCCAGCGTTCCCTCGAAGTCAATGGTAAATTTATTCCTTATGAAGAAACTCAAGAACTTACCGGACAAGAAGTTGTACTCGATATGAATAGTGGTGAGCGTATACCAGCTCATTCCGTTAGCGAAGGAACGATACTTACCCTAGGATTGCTGGCTGTGCTAATGAATCCTAATCAACCCAATTTGGTTTTACTCGATGATATTGAACAGGGACTCCATCCCAAAGCACAACGAGAATTGATGACTGTTTTTCAGGAAATTATTCAAGACAACTCAAATCTGCAAATTATCTTTTCGACTCACTCTCCCTATATTATTGATGAACTGGTTCCTGCTCAAGTACATGTTTTGAATAATACCGATTCCGGCTTCACCGTCTCCAAGCGGTTAGATGAACATCCTGATGTGGAATGGGCAAAACAAACGTTAACAACGGGTGAGTTTTGGGATGCTGAGGGCGAAGATTGGGTTGTTGCAGGAGAAGGAAGTGATTGA
- a CDS encoding NB-ARC domain-containing protein: protein MTSPIPPEFLKTLTDERGVSSTELEALSLVLTGKSTQDEIAHFLGITPIALRKRLGEVYRKFEITGTGPGKLVELKQRLISAYQSYQTQSARRRDWGEAPDISVMYGRQEELERLKQWIVQDNSRLVAILGMAGIGKTTLAVNLAQDIEEEFEFIIWRSLRNPLPLDTLLGDWLIALGNQAESDLPTDLNERLSLLRDYLNQHRCLLILDDVETIVRSGDRFGRYSPDYEEYGLLVRQVGESSHQSCLLLCSQETLRDIRRLETTRPSVHSLPLNPLPDAAARQILAENGLTGEEKWENLIRDYQGNPLALKLVAATITEYFNGDVVEFTNLQTILVDDIFRENLDRQFEKLSDLEKDILQSLASQDKPLSLRTLQKNNSISFSELLEVLDSLRGRSLIEKTGGDGKKTSEPFFTLQPIIRKYVKTYKLNDL from the coding sequence TTGACTTCCCCGATTCCCCCTGAATTCCTGAAAACCTTGACCGACGAACGCGGTGTGTCCTCCACTGAACTGGAGGCGTTATCGTTAGTCCTGACGGGCAAGTCAACTCAGGATGAGATTGCCCACTTCCTGGGGATCACTCCCATCGCCTTGCGGAAGCGACTGGGTGAAGTTTATCGCAAGTTTGAGATTACGGGAACGGGTCCGGGTAAGTTAGTGGAATTGAAACAGCGTCTCATCTCTGCTTATCAATCCTATCAAACTCAGTCCGCTCGGCGTCGAGATTGGGGAGAAGCGCCGGATATCTCGGTGATGTATGGGCGTCAAGAGGAACTAGAGAGGCTGAAGCAATGGATTGTTCAGGATAACTCGCGCTTAGTCGCCATCCTGGGAATGGCAGGAATTGGCAAAACTACGTTGGCGGTGAACCTGGCGCAGGATATAGAGGAGGAGTTTGAGTTTATTATCTGGCGATCGCTTAGGAATCCGCTACCCCTAGACACCCTTTTAGGGGATTGGCTTATCGCTTTGGGAAATCAGGCGGAATCGGATTTACCAACAGATTTAAATGAGAGACTCTCTCTGTTGCGGGATTATTTAAACCAACACCGTTGTCTATTAATCCTCGATGATGTGGAGACAATTGTGCGAAGTGGTGATAGATTTGGACGCTATAGTCCTGACTATGAGGAATACGGGTTACTTGTGAGACAAGTTGGTGAATCGTCCCATCAAAGTTGCTTATTACTTTGTTCTCAAGAAACTCTGAGAGATATCCGCCGCTTAGAAACAACTCGTCCCTCGGTTCATTCTTTACCACTGAACCCCTTACCCGACGCCGCCGCCCGCCAAATTTTAGCCGAAAATGGGTTAACGGGTGAGGAAAAATGGGAGAATTTGATTCGGGATTATCAAGGGAATCCTTTAGCGTTAAAGTTAGTCGCCGCGACGATTACAGAGTATTTTAATGGGGATGTGGTGGAATTCACTAATTTACAAACTATTTTAGTTGATGATATATTTCGGGAAAACCTCGACCGACAGTTTGAGAAGTTATCGGATTTAGAGAAAGATATTCTACAGAGTTTAGCGAGTCAAGACAAGCCGCTGTCGCTGAGAACGTTACAAAAAAATAATTCTATCTCGTTTTCGGAATTATTAGAGGTACTGGACTCTTTACGGGGACGTTCTTTGATTGAGAAGACTGGGGGTGATGGGAAGAAGACTAGCGAACCTTTTTTTACTTTACAACCGATTATTAGGAAATATGTGAAAACCTACAAACTGAATGATTTGTAG
- a CDS encoding AlbA family DNA-binding domain-containing protein, translated as MNSRQIESWALRVIDCVKNGQPNEDFLVELKRDWIEKEKAARRIAGHANAARGENILWLIGVDEKQGVIGVNATDLATWYPAVESCFNELAPRMIPLNIPVDGKTVVALLFETDRAPFVVKNPVYGSKGAGAVELEVPWRENTSVRSARRSDLIRLLAPLERLPDVEIIDCDFTATIKGEDSFGNCTFDALELSI; from the coding sequence ATGAATTCTAGACAAATTGAAAGCTGGGCATTGAGAGTTATTGATTGTGTCAAAAATGGTCAACCCAACGAAGATTTTTTAGTTGAGTTGAAGCGAGATTGGATAGAAAAAGAAAAAGCGGCTCGTCGAATCGCAGGTCATGCCAATGCGGCGCGAGGAGAAAATATACTTTGGTTAATAGGTGTTGATGAAAAACAAGGTGTTATTGGAGTCAATGCCACCGACCTTGCTACTTGGTATCCTGCTGTAGAGTCTTGCTTTAATGAACTAGCTCCAAGAATGATACCATTAAATATTCCTGTAGATGGGAAAACAGTTGTAGCTTTACTGTTTGAAACTGATCGCGCTCCTTTTGTCGTTAAAAATCCGGTTTATGGATCTAAAGGCGCAGGTGCTGTTGAGCTTGAAGTTCCTTGGCGTGAAAACACATCGGTAAGATCAGCACGTCGATCTGATCTGATTCGATTACTAGCACCACTCGAACGGCTACCAGATGTTGAAATTATTGATTGTGACTTTACCGCAACAATAAAAGGAGAAGACTCTTTCGGAAATTGTACTTTTGACGCATTAGAATTGAGTATATAA
- a CDS encoding Rab family GTPase — protein sequence MAKISKKICLVGDFGVGKTSLIRRFVERQFSDQYLSTVGVKISRKTLESVNLQLLIWDLEGHTKFKSIAPSYLQGASGVIVVADVSRLETVERLDEHVNLFLSVNPKGKIAIALNKSDLVEPEKLNQLIQIFQDKDLNPEAGLYQTSAKTGAYVDEIFQQLADQILKA from the coding sequence ATGGCTAAAATATCCAAGAAAATTTGTCTCGTCGGTGACTTTGGCGTGGGCAAAACCAGCCTAATTCGCCGCTTCGTCGAACGCCAGTTTAGCGATCAGTATCTGTCCACCGTCGGTGTGAAGATTTCTCGAAAAACCCTAGAATCCGTAAATTTACAGTTGCTCATCTGGGACTTGGAGGGACATACTAAATTTAAATCTATCGCTCCCAGTTACTTACAGGGGGCGAGTGGTGTCATCGTCGTGGCTGATGTCAGCCGCCTGGAAACCGTTGAGCGATTAGATGAACACGTTAACCTGTTTCTATCGGTTAATCCCAAAGGCAAAATTGCCATTGCCTTAAATAAATCGGATTTAGTCGAACCGGAAAAACTGAACCAACTGATTCAAATTTTTCAGGATAAAGATTTAAATCCCGAAGCCGGACTTTATCAAACCTCAGCGAAAACAGGTGCTTATGTCGATGAAATTTTTCAACAACTTGCTGATCAGATATTAAAGGCTTAG
- a CDS encoding phosphoketolase family protein yields MTATTPKTTSPVPAFCEGIQYFGQGLPGLETYGGKPAIAEDKVAIASPSDPAAVFQTLLAADALRYLTLQVTASKASGHPGGFASVAEGIAALIMLGYKNIITEVGHHAPGFYSTMFLDRSLEDMGITTVQQMRERFREMHGLLGHLSGQIPGLLNPAGPLGQGQHFAMAGALLHRDTLFPVTIGDGGIGEPYIMSSFGHFHTAYPDVTNFLPILVWNGYSQEHHSMVSTKSNEEMIEYWEGNGFKEIILVNAKDFDDANQPGEYVDSTAFSWEKRLEFTKAVLEATDKAAKSALGGKLTVLIIKQLKGAGVHARGAKAHNLYAYHTLDNEEIVQALKQRALPPEAWQLVRTNSERAAGGPASHQVVTEKELSLPDLGTLPLNEFEIKGDKQVATTAMGALVAHVGKQDPNFIISNADGNAASGINNVNVALKILHPTVDDLYYQGPKGQVYEPLSEDACAGLAASLALFGSRTLWCSYESFAVNGLPIWQTVTQAMAELRRPTPATITLFTAGALEQGRNGWTHQRPEIENYFAAMMRNGNVFPLFPCDANSIQVCYDWALTMKNKGITITASKSPLPVLTTFEQTRQALKDGGVVLHETEGSQKFVFAVIGDMPLIPVLDAAVHLENQGIGVRVVSVISPRRLYRPHDVAWETCTDPDSHFLSDQGFEELFGGDALIGVTGGASAMLEPLMLRSTVKRDIFAWKRGETASSAGQIMAFNGLTAENLAKRATELVG; encoded by the coding sequence ATGACTGCAACAACCCCAAAAACTACGTCACCCGTTCCAGCCTTTTGCGAAGGCATCCAATATTTTGGGCAAGGCTTACCGGGTTTGGAGACGTATGGTGGAAAACCTGCCATTGCTGAGGACAAAGTCGCGATCGCGTCTCCATCTGACCCGGCGGCTGTCTTTCAAACCCTCCTAGCCGCTGATGCCCTGCGTTACCTAACCCTGCAAGTCACAGCATCCAAAGCATCCGGTCATCCCGGCGGATTTGCCAGCGTCGCCGAAGGCATCGCCGCATTAATCATGCTGGGCTACAAAAATATTATTACCGAAGTAGGACACCATGCCCCTGGCTTTTACAGCACCATGTTCTTAGACCGTTCCCTAGAGGACATGGGGATTACCACCGTGCAACAAATGCGGGAACGCTTCCGGGAAATGCATGGACTCCTAGGACACCTATCCGGTCAAATTCCCGGACTGCTGAACCCGGCTGGACCCTTGGGACAAGGGCAGCATTTCGCCATGGCGGGGGCGTTACTCCACCGGGATACCCTCTTCCCCGTGACAATTGGCGACGGGGGGATTGGTGAACCCTACATAATGAGTAGTTTTGGTCACTTCCACACCGCCTATCCCGATGTCACCAACTTCCTGCCCATCTTAGTTTGGAATGGATACTCCCAGGAACACCACAGCATGGTATCCACCAAATCCAACGAAGAGATGATTGAATATTGGGAAGGTAATGGATTTAAAGAAATTATCCTAGTCAATGCCAAAGACTTTGACGACGCCAATCAACCCGGTGAATATGTGGATAGCACCGCCTTTTCCTGGGAAAAACGCTTGGAATTTACCAAAGCCGTATTAGAAGCTACCGACAAAGCCGCCAAATCTGCCCTAGGCGGTAAGCTTACCGTACTGATTATCAAACAGCTTAAAGGCGCTGGTGTCCATGCGCGAGGCGCAAAAGCCCACAACCTCTACGCCTACCATACCCTAGACAATGAAGAGATTGTCCAAGCCTTGAAACAACGTGCCTTACCCCCAGAGGCTTGGCAACTGGTACGCACCAACTCTGAACGGGCGGCTGGGGGTCCTGCGTCCCATCAGGTAGTGACGGAGAAGGAGTTATCCCTACCGGATTTAGGCACATTACCCTTAAACGAATTTGAAATTAAGGGTGATAAGCAAGTGGCGACGACGGCGATGGGGGCGTTAGTTGCCCATGTCGGGAAACAAGACCCTAACTTTATCATTTCTAACGCCGATGGCAATGCCGCCTCTGGGATTAATAATGTTAACGTGGCGCTGAAGATTCTCCATCCTACCGTTGATGACCTCTATTATCAGGGACCTAAGGGTCAAGTTTACGAACCGTTGAGTGAAGATGCTTGTGCGGGGTTAGCCGCGAGTTTAGCCTTGTTTGGTTCCCGTACTCTGTGGTGTTCCTATGAATCCTTTGCGGTGAATGGGCTACCGATATGGCAAACTGTTACTCAAGCCATGGCAGAATTGCGGCGTCCCACACCTGCGACAATTACCTTATTTACCGCCGGGGCATTGGAACAAGGGCGCAACGGTTGGACTCACCAGCGTCCAGAGATTGAAAATTACTTTGCTGCCATGATGCGGAATGGTAATGTGTTTCCTTTGTTTCCCTGTGATGCCAATAGTATCCAGGTGTGTTATGACTGGGCGCTGACGATGAAGAATAAGGGAATTACGATTACGGCGAGTAAGTCACCTTTACCGGTATTAACTACATTTGAACAAACCCGTCAAGCCTTAAAAGATGGGGGTGTGGTACTCCATGAAACCGAAGGGAGTCAGAAATTTGTGTTTGCCGTGATTGGCGATATGCCACTGATTCCCGTCTTAGATGCAGCCGTTCACCTGGAAAATCAAGGGATTGGCGTGCGAGTTGTTTCGGTAATTAGTCCCCGGCGTTTGTATCGTCCCCATGATGTAGCGTGGGAAACTTGTACAGATCCTGATAGCCACTTTTTAAGTGATCAAGGGTTTGAGGAGTTGTTTGGTGGCGATGCGTTGATTGGCGTAACCGGGGGTGCCAGTGCCATGCTGGAACCGTTGATGTTACGGAGTACCGTTAAGCGCGATATTTTTGCCTGGAAGCGCGGGGAAACGGCATCGAGTGCAGGTCAAATTATGGCGTTTAATGGGTTAACGGCTGAGAATTTAGCGAAGCGAGCGACTGAGTTGGTTGGATAA
- a CDS encoding Uma2 family endonuclease yields the protein MTIQLTEQQNPVNDQYFILPGRYNWQQFKAIQAVMQDVPGLKLTYFDGCVEFMTTGEDHEMIKKFIAILIEAYLFEKGIRFIPIGNATREAETKGASFAPDESYYIGTKKEHPDLAIEVALTSGGTDKLKKYKRFQIPEVWFWQKNKILIYRFRQNDYEQVERSEFLPNLDLELLVRCVLMSDIVEARMAFINGIRQS from the coding sequence ATGACTATACAACTTACAGAACAACAAAACCCAGTTAACGACCAGTACTTTATCTTACCTGGTCGTTATAATTGGCAGCAATTCAAGGCAATTCAAGCCGTGATGCAAGATGTTCCTGGATTAAAATTAACGTATTTTGATGGGTGTGTGGAGTTCATGACTACAGGTGAAGACCATGAAATGATTAAAAAATTTATAGCGATTCTCATAGAAGCCTATTTATTTGAAAAGGGTATTCGATTTATCCCGATTGGGAATGCAACTCGTGAAGCTGAAACAAAAGGTGCTTCCTTTGCTCCCGATGAGTCTTACTATATTGGTACAAAAAAAGAGCATCCTGATCTGGCAATTGAAGTGGCTCTCACCAGTGGCGGAACGGATAAACTCAAAAAGTACAAGCGGTTTCAAATTCCTGAAGTTTGGTTTTGGCAAAAGAATAAGATTTTAATCTACCGTTTTCGGCAAAATGACTATGAGCAAGTTGAGCGCAGTGAGTTTCTACCAAACTTGGATTTAGAGTTGCTGGTGCGCTGTGTGTTAATGTCTGATATAGTTGAGGCGAGAATGGCGTTTATTAATGGGATACGACAGTCGTAA
- the mutL gene encoding DNA mismatch repair endonuclease MutL — protein MTGSIQTLPTEVVNLIAAGEVIDSLAAVVRELVENALDAGATRIAVAVWFDLWRVRVADNGTGMDLTDLQKAASAHSTSKIKSRDDLYKITSLGFRGEALHSIAALAELEICSRQTGFEGWRCTYNTQGEAEETEAVAIAPGTVVTVSNLFGKWRLRRQGLPSRSQQQRIIQATIQNIALCHPSVTWQVQQSDRSWFTISPGKTTQQIIPQLLKQVRVHDLQQLTLDVPTPEEGSAGEIREFTYNSTPKTRHGASLHLVLGLPDRCHRRRPDWVKVATNGRLVRSPELEQTILTAMAKTLPRDRYPICFIHLQICPSQIDWNRHPAKAEIYLHSLSYWQEQISQAIEQALRIGAENFDTASQSHRVGKLLTASAKKGVYHLDESPKQERNPSDIGLIELKAVAQVRNMYILAEHDTGMWLIEQHIAHERVLYEQLRDRWQLVPLEPPVILNYLTPVQLEQLQRIGLEIEPFGDQLWAVRNAPALLHQRDDCADALLELSLGGDLQNAQVATACRSAIRNGTPLTLEQMQTLLNQWKMTRHPRTCPHGRPIYLPLEESALARFFRRHWVIGKSHGI, from the coding sequence ATGACTGGTTCTATTCAAACCCTACCGACGGAGGTTGTTAACTTAATTGCGGCTGGCGAGGTGATTGATTCCTTAGCCGCTGTAGTACGAGAATTGGTGGAAAATGCTTTGGATGCGGGGGCGACGCGCATCGCTGTGGCTGTATGGTTTGATTTGTGGCGCGTGCGCGTGGCAGATAATGGCACGGGTATGGACTTGACAGATTTACAAAAAGCTGCATCGGCACACAGTACCAGCAAAATTAAAAGTCGCGATGATTTATACAAGATTACCAGTTTGGGATTTCGCGGTGAAGCTTTGCATAGTATTGCAGCGTTAGCCGAATTAGAAATATGCAGCCGACAGACAGGTTTTGAGGGATGGCGCTGTACGTATAATACGCAGGGAGAAGCAGAAGAAACAGAAGCCGTTGCGATCGCGCCAGGTACAGTGGTGACTGTCTCGAATCTATTTGGCAAGTGGCGTCTGCGTCGTCAGGGATTACCGTCGAGGAGTCAACAACAACGCATAATCCAAGCCACGATACAGAATATAGCCCTTTGCCATCCATCGGTGACTTGGCAAGTTCAGCAAAGCGATCGCTCCTGGTTTACAATTAGTCCGGGTAAAACGACTCAACAGATCATCCCACAACTTCTCAAACAGGTTCGGGTGCATGATTTGCAGCAATTAACCCTAGATGTTCCTACACCAGAGGAGGGGAGTGCAGGGGAGATAAGGGAGTTTACTTACAACTCAACCCCAAAGACGCGCCATGGCGCGTCTCTACATTTAGTGTTAGGATTACCCGATCGCTGTCACCGTCGCCGCCCAGATTGGGTTAAAGTGGCGACGAATGGGCGGTTAGTGCGATCGCCAGAATTGGAACAAACGATTCTCACCGCCATGGCGAAAACCTTACCGCGCGATCGCTATCCGATTTGTTTTATTCACCTACAAATTTGCCCCAGTCAAATTGATTGGAATCGTCATCCCGCCAAAGCCGAAATTTATCTGCATTCCCTTTCCTATTGGCAAGAACAAATTAGCCAAGCCATTGAACAAGCCTTGCGGATTGGGGCGGAAAATTTCGACACCGCGTCTCAATCCCATCGTGTCGGCAAATTACTGACAGCCTCGGCAAAAAAGGGCGTTTATCACCTGGATGAATCACCAAAACAGGAGCGTAATCCTTCCGATATTGGCTTAATTGAATTAAAAGCCGTTGCCCAGGTGCGTAACATGTATATTCTGGCAGAACATGATACAGGAATGTGGTTAATTGAGCAGCATATTGCCCATGAACGAGTCTTGTACGAACAACTGCGCGATCGCTGGCAACTGGTTCCCCTAGAACCCCCCGTGATTCTCAACTATTTAACCCCCGTTCAACTCGAACAACTGCAACGGATTGGCTTAGAAATAGAACCCTTTGGCGATCAACTGTGGGCAGTTCGCAACGCACCCGCCCTACTGCACCAGCGAGACGATTGTGCTGATGCCCTATTAGAACTCAGTTTAGGTGGAGACTTACAAAACGCACAAGTTGCCACAGCTTGTCGCAGTGCAATTCGCAATGGCACACCCTTAACTTTAGAGCAGATGCAGACATTATTAAATCAATGGAAAATGACCCGCCATCCCCGCACCTGTCCCCATGGGCGTCCGATTTACTTACCCCTAGAAGAATCAGCGCTGGCTCGTTTCTTTCGTCGTCATTGGGTGATTGGCAAAAGCCATGGCATTTAA
- a CDS encoding sensor histidine kinase, whose translation MPSRLKLLAPDYEYLTLDHELLVQDLSDGVPNFAESPQDLKLGEDVRLAFPELVGMEGIMMDILAGRQISFQLAGIVRADQHHTDQAPDSPFYFDLHICHHQDENENYLILLFKDVTEWMMLQQKLIQKSNETNLLLSALTHSKNYIDKIISSMADALLVTTASGDIKTANRAAQTLFGYKIDELVGQPITKIIKNQEFLNNLNHLSPDSSTFQDIELNCLTKQGETVAVAFSCSALITDLEGSLNFVYVGRDLTQRKLLEAEMLQALEREKELTELKSRFISMTSHEFRVPLTAVYSSTELLEQYSHNWAEEKKLKHFNRIKDSVNRMTTLLDDVLIVNKAESGKLEFNPQPLNLNQLCQDLVEDIELGIGKQHEISWINSGRASKACMDEKLLRHILTNLLTNAVKYSPLGSTVQFNCHCREQEVIFEIKDQGIGIPPEDQKRLFESFHRAKNVGNIQGTGLGLSIVKKSVDLHGGKLAVHSEVGVGTTFKVTLPLGDGGAEGAGEAGGAGEAAGAGEAGGAGGARGAGEARGAGEARGAGGAGGEKNKLELLRNTDYTD comes from the coding sequence ATGCCGTCCCGCTTAAAACTATTAGCACCCGATTACGAGTATCTAACCCTTGATCACGAGTTACTCGTTCAAGACTTGTCTGACGGTGTTCCTAATTTTGCGGAATCTCCTCAAGATTTAAAATTAGGCGAAGATGTCCGCTTAGCCTTTCCGGAATTAGTCGGTATGGAAGGGATAATGATGGACATTTTAGCAGGACGGCAGATAAGTTTTCAGTTAGCAGGAATTGTTCGAGCTGATCAGCATCACACAGATCAAGCGCCTGATTCTCCTTTTTATTTTGATTTACATATTTGTCACCATCAAGATGAGAATGAAAATTATTTAATCCTTTTATTTAAGGACGTCACCGAATGGATGATGTTACAGCAAAAATTAATTCAAAAATCAAATGAAACTAATCTATTATTAAGTGCGCTAACTCATTCTAAAAATTATATTGATAAAATTATCAGTTCAATGGCTGATGCCCTATTAGTCACTACAGCTTCAGGAGACATCAAAACGGCAAACCGTGCCGCACAAACTCTATTTGGATACAAGATAGACGAATTAGTGGGACAACCGATAACCAAAATCATTAAAAATCAAGAATTTTTAAATAACTTAAATCATTTATCACCGGATAGTTCGACATTTCAGGACATCGAATTAAATTGCCTGACTAAACAGGGTGAAACCGTCGCTGTAGCGTTTTCTTGTTCGGCTCTGATAACTGATCTAGAAGGTTCACTCAATTTCGTCTATGTCGGTCGAGATTTGACCCAGCGTAAACTTTTGGAAGCAGAAATGCTTCAGGCACTAGAGCGAGAAAAAGAACTTACGGAACTAAAATCTCGCTTTATTTCCATGACGAGTCATGAATTCCGGGTTCCGTTAACGGCGGTTTATTCCTCGACCGAATTACTGGAACAGTATAGTCATAACTGGGCGGAGGAGAAAAAGCTCAAACACTTTAATCGAATTAAAGACTCAGTGAACCGCATGACAACCCTGTTAGATGATGTGCTGATTGTCAACAAAGCGGAATCAGGTAAGCTGGAGTTTAATCCTCAACCCTTAAATTTAAACCAGTTATGCCAGGATTTAGTTGAAGATATTGAACTGGGTATCGGTAAGCAGCATGAAATCAGTTGGATTAATTCAGGTAGGGCGAGTAAGGCTTGCATGGATGAAAAGCTCCTGCGGCATATTTTGACCAATTTGCTGACAAATGCGGTAAAGTATTCACCACTAGGTTCTACCGTGCAGTTTAACTGTCACTGTCGAGAACAGGAGGTTATTTTTGAAATTAAAGACCAAGGGATTGGCATTCCTCCAGAGGATCAAAAGCGACTTTTTGAGTCCTTTCATCGGGCTAAAAATGTGGGCAATATTCAGGGGACAGGATTAGGTTTATCCATTGTCAAAAAATCGGTTGATTTACACGGGGGTAAATTGGCGGTTCACAGTGAAGTGGGTGTGGGTACAACGTTTAAAGTCACGTTACCCCTAGGAGATGGGGGAGCAGAGGGAGCAGGGGAAGCTGGGGGAGCAGGGGAAGCTGCGGGAGCAGGGGAAGCTGGGGGAGCTGGGGGAGCAAGGGGAGCAGGGGAAGCAAGGGGAGCAGGGGAAGCAAGGGGAGCAGGGGGAGCAGGGGGAGAAAAAAATAAATTAGAGCTTCTCCGAAACACAGATTACACAGATTGA